The proteins below are encoded in one region of Aphelocoma coerulescens isolate FSJ_1873_10779 chromosome 4, UR_Acoe_1.0, whole genome shotgun sequence:
- the CPXM1 gene encoding probable carboxypeptidase X1 — protein sequence MPGSPLAPLLLLLLLLGPPAPPARAAPPARATPRPRGLPTPPQPGRPRAPGVGTASGVSPTKGIASAPHKASGVSPRKDTTAGPPKTSGVSPTKDTVTRPPRASGVSPTKDTVTRPPKTSGVSPTKGIASGPPKGSETPPPKGTTTGPPEPSVAPPPKGTAAAPSSGTPTGPPRGTTAPPVRASGTPPGPGPSRRGGLREGDPAVTAPAPKVTKVAVVRKKVVRKKVVRKKKVVKKRPEAPAAPEEPPCPPLGLESLRVLDTQLRASSHKRHGLGAHRGRLNIQSGLYDGDFYDGGWCAGHEDTEQWLQVDARRLTRFTGVVTQGLNSIWTYDWVTSYKVQVSNDTHAWLPSRNGTEEAVFPGNTDPETPVLNLLPSPLVGRFLRINPQSWFPNGTVCLRAEVLGCPVPDPHAWPPPPPPASQLDFRHHNYKEMRKLMRRVSEECPDITRVYSIGQSSRGLRLYVMEISDNPGQHEVGEPEFRYVAGMHGNEVLGRELLLNLMEFLCREFRLGNPRVVQLVTDTRIHLLPSMNPDGYETAYKLGSELAGWAMGRWTYEGIDLNHNFADLNTALWDAEDNDLVPHQFPNHYIPIPEYYTFANATVAPETRAVIAWMQRYPFVLSANLHGGELVVTYPFDMTRTYWKAQELTPTPDDGVFRWLATVYATANLAMARGERRPCHYDDFTRFGNIINGANWHTVAGSMNDFSYLHTNCFEITVELSCDKFPHASELPEEWENNRESLLLFMEQVHRGIKGVVRDSDTEQGIPNAIISVDGINHDVRTASDGDYWRLLNPGEYEVTARAEGYEAATQPCRVYFENVPTPCSFRLARARGRHRPGRSRPGPDPALRLQRLRLRRLRAHGRGQ from the exons atGCCGGGGTCGCCCCTCGctccgctgctgctgctgctgctcctgctgggccccccggcgccccccgcccgcgccgcgccccccgcccgcgccaccccccggccccgcgggctgccgacccccccccagcccggccggccccgcgccccgggGGTGGGCACGGCCAGCGGGGTGTCCCCCACGAAGGGCATCGCCAGCGCACCCCACAAAGCCAGCGGGGTGTCCCCCCGAAAGGACACCACGGCGGGACCCCCTAAAACCAGCGGGGTGTCCCCCACGAAGGACACCGTGACGCGACCCCCCAGAGCCAGCGGGGTGTCCCCCACGAAGGACACCGTGACGcgaccccccaaaaccagcgGGGTGTCCCCCACGAAGGGCATCGCCAGCGGACCCCCTAAAGGCAGCGAGACTCCCCCCCCGAAGGGCACCACGACGGGACCCCCCGAACCCAGCGTGGCACCCCCCCCGAAGGGCACCGCGGCTGCTCCCTCGAGTGGCACCCCCACGGGACCCCCGAGGGGCACCACGGCCCCCCCGGTGCGGGCcagcgggaccccccccgggcccggcccctcccggcgcggggggctgcgggagggGGACCCCGCGGTCACAG CCCCTGCGCCGAAGGTGACGAAGGTGGCGGTGGTGAGGAAGAAGGTGGTGAGGAAGAAGGTGGTGAGGAAGAAGAAGGTGGTGAAGAAGAGGCCGGAGGCTCCGGCCGCTCCGGAGGAGCCCC CGTGCCCCCCCCTGGGGCTGGAGTCGCTGCGGGTGCTGGACACGCAGCTCCGGGCGTCCAGCCACAAGCGGCACGGGCTGGGCGCGCACCGCGGCCGCCTCAACATCCAG TCAGGGCTCTACGACGGCGACTTCTACGACGGGGGCTGGTGCGCGGGCCACGAGGACACGGAGCAGTGGCTGCAGGTGGACGCCCGGCGCCTCACCCGCTTCACCGGCGTGGTCACCCAGGGCCTCAACTCCATCTGGAC GTACGACTGGGTGACGTCCTACAAGGTGCAGGTCAGCAATGACACCCACGCGTGGCTGCCGAGCCGCAACGGCACCGAGGAGGCg GTGTTCCCCGGGAACACGGACCCCGAGACGCCGGTGCTGAACCTGCTGCCCTCGCCCCTCGTGGGGCGCTTCCTGCGCATCAACCCCCAGAGCTGGTTCCCCAACGGCACCGTCTGCCTGCGGGCCGAGGTCCTGGGCTGCCCCGTGCCCG ACCCCCACGCctggcccccgccgccgccgcccgcctcgCAGCTGGATTTCCGCCACCACAACTACAAGGAGATGAGAAAG CTGATGAGGAGGGTGAGCGAGGAGTGCCCCGACATCACCCGCGTGTACAGCATCGGGCAGAGCTCCCGCGGGCTGCGCCTCTACGTGATGGAGATCTCGGACAACCCCGGGCAGCACGAAGTCG GCGAGCCGGAATTCCGCTACGTGGCCGGGATGCACGGGAACGAGGTGCTGggccgggagctgctgctgaacctGATGGAATTCCTGTGCCGGGAATTCCGGCTGGGCAACCCGCGCGTGGTGCAGCTGGTGACGGACACCCGCATCCACCTGCTGCCCTCCATGAACCCCGACGGCTACGAGACCGCCTACAAGCTG GGCTCGGAGCTGGCGGGATGGGCCATGGGCCGCTGGACCTACGAGGGCATCGACCTCAACCACAACTTTGCCGACCTGAACACGGCGCTGTGGGACGCCGAGGACAACGACCTGGTGCCCCACCAGTTCCCCAACCACTACATCCCCATCCCCGAGTACTACACCTTCGCCAACGCCACG GTGGCCCCGGAGACGCGGGCGGTGATCGCGTGGATGCAGCGCTACCCGTTCGTGCTGAGCGCCAACCTGCACGGCGGCGAGCTGGTGGTCACCTACCCCTTCGACATGACCCGCACCTACTGGAAGGCCCAGGAACTGACCCCCACGCCCGACGACGGCGTCTTCCGCTGGCTGGCCACCGTCTACGCCACCGCCAACCTGGCCATGGCCCGCGGCGAGCGCCGGCCTTGCCACTACGACGACTTCACGCGCTTCGGCAACATCATCAACGGCGCCAACTGGCACACGGTGGCCGGCA GTATGAACGACTTCAGCTACCTGCACACCAACTGCTTCGAGATCACCGTGGAGCTGTCCTGTGACAAATTCCCGCACGCCTCCGAGCTGCCCGAGGAGTGGGAGAACAACCGGGAGTCGCTGCTGCTCTTCATGGAGCAG GTGCACCGCGGGATCAAGGGCGTGGTTCGGGACAGCGACACCGAGCAGGGGATCCCCAACGCCATCATCTCCGTGGATGGCATCAACCACGACGTCCGCACCG ccTCGGACGGGGACTACTGGCGGCTGCTGAACCCGGGCGAGTACGAGGTGACGGCGCGGGCCGAGGGCTACGAGGCGGCCACGCAGCCGTGCCGGGTCTACTTCGAGAACGTGCCCACCCCGTGCAGCTTCCGCCTGgcgcgggcgcggggccggcaCCGGCCCGGGAGGAGCCGCCCGGGCCCCGACCCGGCCCTGCGGCTGCAGCGGCTGCGCCTCCGCCGCCTGCGCGCCCACGGCCGCGGGCAGTGA